Part of the Caldibacillus debilis DSM 16016 genome is shown below.
ATATGTTAGTGAGATCTTTATATTATTAAAATATTCTAAAGTTAGTTTGGTGTTCAACAGAATCTATTGCGAAGTTTCGGCCAAGCGTATGTAGGCATTTTTTTGGACTCGTGAAAAAATAGAAACGAATACATGGTTTTGGTTCGTTTCTTGGCGAAATATTAGTTAGCGTTTTCAAAATCAGCCAATTTCATGCACGGGCCTTTTTTCTTTGCCTTTTTGTACGGAATTTTGCATCTTGTGGCTTCTCCAACCGTGCTTCCTATTGGAGTATCAGTGCCTCCAGCCTTTCCTCCTGAGCTTTTTCTCCTAATGTGCCTACTTGATTGTTTAATTCGGTGACAGTTTTTGCCTTTAAAAGATTCAAGCGCCTTTCGCATTTCCAGATAACGCTGATGGTTCCGAAATAGACCTCGAATCTTCCGGGCCAAATGGAAACGGTCAAAATAGAAGAAGGCCCGGGGTTTAAAAATTATCCCGGCAAGCCGTGATTCCATCCGGCGCCGTCTTCTTTGATCACTAATTTATAGAGGCTCTATACGATTTGTTGGGGTTTAGAAACAATTCAAAAAATAAGACACGTGGGCTCCGATTTCTTTTATACCGGATCTGGTCAACCAACAAAGAAAGGAGCCACGTGCCAATTGAATCGTAACCTATTTCTCCCCGGTTTGAAAGATGTGAAAATCAACAAAGTGGAAACCTGTGAACATTCGATTCACTTTTACTTCGAAATGCCTGTGAAGCCCCACCGCTGCCCCCGCTGCGGTACGGAAGGGAGAAAAATCCACGACTACCGCATTCAAAAGATTCGGCATTTCAAATGGTTTGAGCGGCCGACGGTTCTTTTTTACAGAAAAAGAAGATATGCCTGCCAAACATGCGGAAAACGGTTCGTGGAAGAAAATCCGTTCGTTGAGCGATATCAGCGGTTTTCCAAAGAGTGGAACCAGGCCGTGAATGTGCGAAGCATTCATGCCAAAACGTTCGAAGACCTGGCTTTCCAGTTTGGGGCCTCGGTTTCGACGGTGATCCGGCGTTTTGATGCGGTGGCAAAAAAGGAATTGCAAGATCATCCCGAATTGCCGAAAGTGATCGCCATCGATGAATAGAAAGGGGACACGCGCGCCGGAAAGTACCAGGTGATCATCGCCGACGGCCAAACGGGAGAACCGCAGGATTTTGCCCAATCGGAAGAAGAAAACCATCAGCCGTTACTTGAAAA
Proteins encoded:
- a CDS encoding UPF0236 family transposase-like protein translates to MESRLAGIIFKPRAFFYFDRFHLARKIRGLFRNHQRYLEMRKALESFKGKNCHRIKQSSRHIRRKSSGGKAGGTDTPIGSTVGEATRCKIPYKKAKKKGPCMKLADFENAN